The following proteins come from a genomic window of Thiothrix unzii:
- the ccoO gene encoding cytochrome-c oxidase, cbb3-type subunit II, which produces MSSGHDIVEKNTGLMALLIVLVVSMGGLAEIVPLFFMKDTTEPVAGLKPYSALQLEGRDVYIENGCYLCHSQMIRPFRAETERYGHYSVAGEFVYDHPFQWGSKRTGPDLARVGGRYSDDWHKVHLNNPRDVVPESNMPGFPWLSTTLIDESDTAAKMKTMKALGVPYTDEEIAKGAEEVKGKTEQDALIAYLQNLGTVVKTQR; this is translated from the coding sequence ATGAGTAGCGGACATGACATTGTTGAAAAAAATACCGGGCTGATGGCTCTGTTGATTGTGCTGGTGGTGAGTATGGGGGGCTTGGCGGAAATCGTGCCATTGTTCTTCATGAAAGATACCACTGAGCCAGTCGCAGGTCTGAAGCCGTATAGCGCGTTGCAACTGGAAGGGCGCGACGTGTACATCGAAAACGGTTGCTATCTGTGCCATTCGCAAATGATCCGCCCGTTCCGTGCGGAAACTGAGCGTTACGGACACTATTCGGTAGCAGGCGAGTTTGTCTACGACCATCCGTTCCAATGGGGTTCCAAGCGTACTGGCCCTGATTTGGCGCGTGTTGGTGGGCGTTACAGTGACGACTGGCACAAGGTGCATTTAAATAACCCTCGTGACGTTGTTCCTGAATCCAATATGCCGGGTTTCCCTTGGTTGTCCACAACACTCATTGATGAGAGTGATACGGCGGCAAAGATGAAAACCATGAAGGCGTTGGGCGTACCTTACACCGACGAGGAAATCGCCAAGGGTGCAGAAGAGGTAAAAGGCAAGACTGAACAAGATGCCTTGATTGCTTATCTGCAAAACTTGGGTACTGTCGTCAAGACCCAAAGGTGA
- a CDS encoding cbb3-type cytochrome oxidase subunit 3: MDYNDFRGITTLLAMIAFLGVVWWAYSSRSKRRFDNAANSIFDTEEKQLHDASVKEVDK, encoded by the coding sequence ATGGATTACAACGATTTCCGTGGCATAACAACGCTGTTAGCAATGATCGCATTCCTCGGGGTGGTGTGGTGGGCGTACAGCAGCCGGAGCAAACGCCGGTTTGACAACGCTGCTAATTCCATCTTCGATACCGAGGAAAAGCAGTTGCACGATGCGTCAGTTAAGGAGGTAGACAAATGA